The Medicago truncatula cultivar Jemalong A17 chromosome 4, MtrunA17r5.0-ANR, whole genome shotgun sequence genome includes a region encoding these proteins:
- the LOC25493442 gene encoding uncharacterized protein, with the protein MGRKAGGLFINSKRFSSLHKPCMKEMIMFMNCMATSHSDVEACAKQKEILNTCIESQSKKNRKSWGSINYQLQRLSRGRK; encoded by the exons ATGGGGCGGAAAGCTGGCGGGCTTTTTATCAACTCTAAGAGATTCAGTTCACTTCATAAACCTTGCATGAAGGAAATGATCATGTTTATGAACTGTATGGCTACAAGCCATAGCGATGTTGAAGCATGTGCTAAGCAGAAGGAAATATTAAATACATGTATAGAATCTCAG aGTAAAAAGAACAGAAAGTCTTGGGGGAGTATCAATTATCAACTGCAGAGGCTTAGCCGTGGAAGGAAGTAG